Below is a window of Phocoena sinus isolate mPhoSin1 chromosome 2, mPhoSin1.pri, whole genome shotgun sequence DNA.
AAACCTCAGAGGAGGGTTGCGCTAAATGCCTTTGGTCTCAGGAACTTGATTCTGACCATCCTTAGACCACCAGTGTGGCCGGAGCCCAGGCCTTTGCTGCACATATGGGCTGGAGGAGGACCGGAGTTTACCTGGGGCTCCAGCGTGGATCTGGAAGGCACTcacctgggaaaggaaattatAAGACTTGAACGTGGTACTGCCACTTCGTTTACCGGAGCGAAGAATTGGGGAAAGCCTCAGTGCCCATCAAGAAGAGTCTAGATAAATAAGCAATAGATCAGCAACTACAAAGGCTTAGGGAGCTCTCTGAAACTGACAAGGAGAGAAGTCCGAGATATATCATTGTGTGATGAAAGCAAGCTGCAGAATATGATGTAAAATGGGATGTCATTTAGATTAAAAGACACACAAAGCCTTAGGTTTCCGTATGTAGCTATAGATGTGTGTCAACGCATAGTAAGAAGTCTGGAAAGAGACACCCCAAAGTGATGACGACGTTCTCTAGGGAAAGGACTGGAATGAAGGGGGGTGATGGCTGGAGGGGGGTTGACAAGGGGGAATTGGGATTTCTCTGTGGAGTTTGAGTTGCTTACagcaaaaatataattatgttcttcttgaataattaaaaataaatgcataagatAATAACAAAAAATGGCAAATCTGCTTTGTGGATAATAAACACAGGGGGTGGAAGCTTGATatgtttgattgattgattcattcattcactcattcagccaATAAACATTAAAGAGTGTGTATCCTTTGAGACAGGCCCTGTCTAGGGGCAGGAGCTGCAGAGATGAAAGATGGAGCTTAGGATCCAATGAGGAAGGTAAATGTCAAACAAAGAATGACAGTCCAGGGTGAGAAAGTCATCCTAGGAGTTGTGATGGCCCAGGGAATCACATAATCCAGCTGGCCCGCAAGTACCCTGGAATTTTATTAAGAGGTTACATTTAGGTGGGGCTCTGCAGAATGAGTAGGAGCCCAACTTGCAGACAGGGAGAAGGGTCCCggcagaggggacagcatgaGCAAACGCTGCAGAGCTGCAGAGCCCAGGGCCATTCTCCAGGGGGCTGGGACCCGTTtccccctccagctccctttCTCCTGGAGCAAATGCATCCGATGGCAGTGTCCACCATGGCACCTGTATGAAGACACCAGATTCTAGTCTGACTCTGCCCTCTCAGTCACATAATCTCTCTGATCCTGTTTCTTGTCTGGAAAAGGGCAGAAagcgggggtgggaggaaggtgataaTTCCTGTCAAATTTCCAGGATTGTGATGAAGATCAAGTGGGATAATGGTTGGAAAAGCGTTTCATAAACACCAATATTATTTAGATTCCAGTCTTGCTTCTAGAAGCTGAGCTAGTTGcctaaacagaaaaattaaatgaaagaaggagAAGCTGAATATGCCCCTCTCATATCCCCAGACCCCCATTAACCAGGGACAGGCAAAACCATTTCAGGCCGTCTCCTTCCTGAGAGGTTAGGGATGcaggggagaaggggtgggggtgaggcagGGAGGGCACAGCCTCGTCACAGCCATGCGTCGTGAGGACAGCTGTCCTTTCCAGCCAGCCTGTGTTGGGGCCAGGCCAGGCTCAGGCCCAGCTATGAAGTCACCAAATAAGATTTTCTTTGCTCTCAGACTTggctcttttccattttttttacatcttgcCAAGGAAACCAACTCTTGGAAGACTCTGCACTCTTTCCATCCTACAGAGGGGAGTTCTGGTCTTCCTTTTGGGGGTACCCAAGGGCCCCCATGCTGACAGGGCCATGGTCATCTCTGGACTTCGATGGCTCGGGATGTGAGCGGAAGCGCCACTCAGAGCCCCCAGGGCCCTCTGACTTTCTCAGGGATCAGAGCTGTGAGGTGAAGGGAGACGGCGCAATCAGCAATGGGGACAGGGATGGTGATGGAGGCTCCAAGGCTCTGCTGAGCTTGTACAGCGTAGCTCACTGCGGATTTCCATCCAGAACCTCAGACCAAGGAGTGGTCCATAAAAGCTGGCAACGGAGCTGTCATCCCAGAATGAAATCCACAGTGCTTGCGAGTAACTGCCCCTCACATACAGCGTTGGCCTGAGAAACCCAGGTTTATCATTTGTCGAGCAAAAATCAGAAGGCAGTTTAGGGAAAATCTATGGTAAGCTAGAGCCTTGTCTGTTGAATCCAGCTTGAGGTACGAGGGAGCAGCATGGATGGTGGGATCCTGGGATGAAGATCTGGATACCTGGGATCCTAGCTTATGGGctgagggggtgggagtggggtacAGACATGTAACAAAGCAGATATGAATGCTGTGGTGGCAGAAGCATTCAAGGGTCCCCAAGACCAGgcttaggtttagggttaggacTCACATGACTCAGAGAGCTATTTTATTCATGGTTATGGTTTACAACAGTGAAAGGACACAGATGAATGGGTTAAGAGGTACAGGGTAGAGTCAGGAGAGACCAGGCACGAGCTTCCACCTGTCCTCTCCCAGCAGAGTCCTACAGACAGAGCTAATTCATGTAGCAACGTGTGGCAACCAAAGATGCTCACCTGAGCTTTGGTGTCCGCATCAGTTGTGTGGGCATGGCTGACCTtagtctccagcccctccagaggTCAAACTGGTACCCCGTGGCCCAAAGCCCCCAGCATAAATCACATTGTTTGTGTAGACTACCTGGCATGGCCCAAAGACACTCTCATCAGGAAGAATATTTCAAGGGTGAACGGGTTATCTCCCAGGAGCTGGTCCAAGGCCACACCTCTCAGGGTGTGGACAGCCCTGATCTGCTGCAAGTCAGCCTTTGCCAGCGGAACTCAGAGAGAACTCAGAGCCTGATTTCTTTTCCCTGCCGGGTAAGACTGGGtggagagagagggcaggagagaagcTGGCCCGGCTGGGCCACAGCTGGCAGGAGAAAACTGCTTACCCAGACCTGCGGCTGCATTAGCCCAAGGGAGGATTGAGAGCGAGAAAGCACTCGGGAGGACCAAAGCTCCTCCATTCAGGGAGGGATGCTCAACTGGGTCAAATGTTGTTATAAAGATGCTGTGTAAGAAGAAGGACAGCCAGGACTGGGCTGAGGTGGATGGCACAGCTAGCCATCCTTGGCCCCTGGCATGGCCACTTTGCATGTGAGCTGATCTCCAACCCAGAGAAAAAAGCAAGCCGGGGTAGCTCCTCAGACACCTAGGAATAAAATCAGGAGGGAGGCTTGGGCTCACATGCGAAAGAATTTACTAACGACCAGAACTTCCAAAGGTAGGCAGGACTGCCTTGGCTGGTAGTGAGCTCCCTGTCACTGGAGCATGCAAACAGAGGCTGGGCGGCCACCTGTCAGCGATGCTGTGGAAATAATTCTCGCTCTGGGAGGAAGAATGAACTCAGACGAACCACTCCTCCTACTCTTTCCCCAGGTGACTGCACCTGGGCTGGGGCATTAACCACATTTTATACGTTCAAAACTCCCCAATTTTAAATTCCAACCAAGACCACTCTCCTTAGCTCCAGCATCAAGTCAGTTTTCCCATCGAATGTCCAGTACTATCTACAGCATGTCTGATACAAAGTGGGTGTTCAGTAACTATTTTTGAACAGTTGGATGAAAAGaagtcccacccccaccccacttctcTTTTCCACTGGTTTTTTACCATCAGCACCACTTTGGGCAAACAGCTTTCCTCTTGCGAACCATGACCCATGACGCTTATACCAGCTGTGCCAGCTTCATCCTTCTCCACTCCATACCTCCACCCAACTGCTGGGACCCCCAGGGGCATAGACCAGGCGTTCTATGTTGCTTGCCATCATCCAGTGCCCTGCCACTGCACACGAACCACCTTGTTGTGTGTTTGCCTTCTCCCGATACTGGGAGTTTCCGGAGGTAGTGATTGTACCTGATTTGTCATTGCATACCCAAGGGCCAGCCCAGGCACTGGCATAGAGCAGGTGCTCAGAACCCCAGTGGGGCATCAAACTGCAGCATTCCCAGCTCTGACCTTAGCCCAGATGAGCTGGGGCTGGCTGCCCCTCCCCGTGCCTTCTGCCAGTAGAGCATGTATTAAATTAATGAACTTGCTTTTCCAGTGCTAGGAAATCTATTTCACTTTAATGAAATCCAATTAGTGCCTTCGCTGTGGAGCCCTGGCCCTTTCAGACTAAAGATGCCGAACTAGGGGATACCTCTTCCTGTAACCCAGATGTGCCTTCCCCGTCCCCATCTTCCTTCCAGGAACAGCATTGCCAACAACTATTTCTCAGCTTCTTTTATCCAAAAATACACATCTGCTTCCTACATTTCTCTATCTCATGATTCTATGAGTGTTACTCTGCAGGGTAATATGGGGAGGGTATTCTTTCACTTATGCATCTAGTCACCCACCTTCTCATTCTTGCACTTATTCATTCTCCGATCTGCCCacatattcatccattcatccacccttCTGTctgaacattcattcatttacccacCTGCTCTCCCAAAGACGTATCTACCCAATCATCCAACCCACGCAAGTATCTACCCAGCTATCCACCCATCATTCCACCCATGCATCCACACATCCacgcatccacccacccatccatccacccatctatccacgcgtccatccattcacccatctatCCATGCACCCATCCaccccccatccatccatccatccacgcatccatccatccaccacccatccatccacacacccatccattcACCAGCTATCCATTCACCCGTCTATCCATGCCCCcatccatccccccatccccccagctaTCCATGTACTCATCCACCCATGcacccatccattcacccatccatccacccatctacccattcacccatctatccatgcatccatccacccatgcacccatccattcacccatccacccatacacccatccattcacccatccatcacCCACAcatccattcacccatctatccatgaacccatccattcacccatccatcacCCACACATCCATCCGCCCATCTATCCAAGCactcatccattcacccatccatcacCCACCCATCCAACCCCCCATCCATCCATGCACCCATCCATACATGCAAACATAGCCAACAGACGTTTCCTTGAGAACATACTTTATATGAAATCCTTTGCCTGGCCCTAGGGAAACAAGATGAACAAGATTCAGTTACTCCCCTGGAGAAGCTTCCAGTCTagcaagaaaaaaggaacacACAATGTTGTGCTCTTGCATTAATGAGCTCTTAGCTTAGGAGAATCTGGTGTAAAATACCAGCCCAACTACTCAGTAGCTCAAATTGCTTAATGTCTGTGTGCCTCCGTTTTCTCGTTGCAAGTGGTGCCCGCCTCATGCGTAAcgggatgattaaatgagatattcatgtaaagtgcttagtggGAATCCTTGTATGCATTAAGTGATCAACAAGTGATCACTAATATTATTCTTCATAATATCGCTACCATGATCATTATTATTCCCCCGTACATTAATGATATTCCCCCATACCTTAATGATAAGATTTGATTACTTAGGCATTTAATGATTACTTTATACACtcaatgagtatttattgagtatatgCTGCATATCCCAGCCTGTGCTAAGCTCTGTGCCCTTCAGGAGTTTAGAATCTTATTGTGTACACAAGACAGATACACTTGAAATAGTTCCGTAGTAATAACAACCACAGAAATGTTTGCAATAATAatgacagctaatatttattgagagcttattaTGTGCTGGATGCTGTTCCAAGCATTTTCTCTATATGAACTCATTTCATACTTATAACAACTCTGAGACAGGTCAtggtatttttcccattttacagattagaaaaccaGGACAATATCGCAGAGCTGATAAGTAGAGGAGGTGAGATTTGAACCACTGTCAACAAAAGGGGGCTCACCCGGAATGCACTGCTGGAATGTGCAGAGGGAGAAATTCCTGCCAGCAAGCTGCTTGGAGAAGGCGGCCAGGTGCAGACGGAACGTCCTTCTGGAGACAAGCATTTAGCACAGCCCTTCCCCAGATGTGGGCCGTGGACTGGCTGCAACAGATTCAGCTGTTCCTGAAACTCAGCCAGACCCTCTGAATCAAAGTCACTGGGCGTGGCCTAGGAATCTGAATTTTAGGCACAACCTCCCACTTACCAAATCTTGAAAACCACGGCTCTGGTGTTGAAAGCAGAGGCTCGTCTCCAGCTTCACTACCTACTCCCTGCGGGATGTCAGGCACATCACTTAGCCCCTCTGGGAGTCAGTTTCCCCTCTgggaagtggggataataatatttgcCTCTTGGCCCACAGCGGCTCCCAGGGTGGTGGAAGGGAGGTCAAGGGCAAGCATGGGTGCTTTCAGAGTCTGAGGATCTCTTGTGGGCTTTGTGTTAGATCCATCGGGCTCCCCCTGGGTTTCCAGGCCTTCAAGGTACCTGTAGAAACTTCAGCACTGACCCTTCCTCACCGGGTGACTTGCCTGATGCCTCGGTTCTCCTGGGAACCTTCTTCCAGGACGAGCGGCAGAGTGCTTGGGATCTGACGGGAGCTCGTTGCCCTCGCCACACCCCAGCCCAGATGGCATCAGTGGTGGCTCCCCCCCCCACATGGCTAGGAAAGCTTTCTCACCCCTCCCAGCTTGTGAGTAGCAGACAGGGTGTTTTAGGATGCAGCCCTTGCTTCTGCCGGGTGAATGATGAGGTCGCCCCAGAAAGACGGCTCtcttggggcgggggtggggacaTGACCTGGGGTCACCGTAACAGCTGAGAGATGGAAATTCATCTGTCAGTGCGCCTGTCACCTTGACTGTCACTGTGATGGAACAGCACACAGATCTGCCGGGCGCTCCTGGTGGcctgtttattgtctttttgaagAAGACGGTGGCACCTTGGCAGCCAAGGGCAGCGTTAGCCTGGTATCTGGCCCAGCAAGAGCACCCACGTGGTGACGTTCTGAGATTTGGATCAGCCTGGGTTTGGGAACCAGAGCCACAGCCAGTGACATGGGCATCAGGGCTGCAGCGAGGGAGGGGAGGCCTGCATGgtgtggcaggggctgggggcgctGGAGAAATGCCACCAAGCCTGAGCCCGAGGCCCCAGGGGGGTGGAGCGACTGGGGATCCCCAGATCCCAGGGGGTCTCTGGGGAGggcacatccacatccacatgtGTGGAGGGCACTGACTTTAAAATACTGCACAATGTGAGAGTCGTGAGTTAAgctttatttggggcaaaatgaggacgacagcccgggagacagcatttcagatagctctgagaaactgctccaaagaggtcgggggaaggtcagtatatatgtgattctGGTGAAGGGGGAGTGCATGCAatcagacacatttttttttgcagGTTTCTGCTAATCTCGTGAAGGTTACTGCTACTCACAAGAAGCAGACATCATCACCATGAagggttttagtgcttttctagatatgaggagatagaGGAATTGAGCTCATAAAATcgtctcctgaaaatatctaatatCTGGAGGCCTGTTCTGCTAGttcttcccagagcacagagggcctcatctctgccctccaccctgaactcctctcagggggtgttgaaagtcagcagctgcagcagctcatgGTTTAATTCTTGTAGAGCTCGATGGCAAGTGCCCATGGCAAGTGACAGCTTATAGCTGACAAGGGGGTCCACAGCAGGCTCTCAGGGGTGTCTGAGGAGCCCTATGTGTGAGGAAGACTTCAGTCCCAACCCTCCTGCCTTTCAAGAATAAAGGCCCCTTCTGATCTCAATGGGAGTTTCTCACACTGACGATGTCTAACAGGGAGGTGTATTAGTTCCCGGGGCTGCAGTATCAGAGCATCACAGGCTGCGCGGCTTAACAACAGAAATGCATTATCTcgcagctctggaggccagaagtctggaATCAAGTTatcagcagggctggttcttctgaggctgtgagggagaatctgctccAGGCCACCCCCGCCTCCTgggggtttgttggcaatctttggGGATCCTCGTCTGTAGAATCAACATGGAGATTGAGTCTCCACCTTCAGCACATGGTGTTCTctctgtgtgcgtgtctgtgtccaaatgaCCCCTTTCCACAAGGATAAAGGTGACTTCGCCGGCATTTGTCCTGGGCACAAGCGGACAAGTAAACATTTACACCACTCCCCCATCCACTTAAATACCAGGTAGCCTAGACTTGAGGTGGCTGACAACTGCAGGGATGAGTAATTCATGCTCCTCAGGGGCTTCAATTATGCAGAAGCACCGCTCCTTCTAGAGGTGGAGATATTTAGAGCAGGCCCTCCCACTGCTAGTCTGCGAGCTTTGGCCTCTGTGGCGGTGTCCTGTCACCTGGGAGTCTCTCGAGAGTGGGACTTTGCCATCCTCCCTGAGGTCAGCCCGGCCCTGGGTGACCCCTGCCTACAGGCTAGCTGTGGAGACCCTCTTAGCGTAGGTTAGGTTAGCCTAGGTTTGAGGCGTGGCAAAGTCAGAATTATCGTTACAGGTTGAGGGGAGCATTTACTGACCTGAGGAATCAGCTGGGACTCTGCTCAGAGCTCAGCAGGGTGCAAGGAAGCTCATCCAACAATAGAAATAAGAAGGTCTGGGTGGGTTCAAGCCTTCTTcctgctgtgtggtcttgggtaggtcatttaacctctctgatcctctgtTTTTTCAGCTGGAGTATTGGGGTAATGTGAACCATTGCCGTGTAGGGAGGGTCAGTGGAGATGACAATGTGAACACATTTGATAATGTACAAAGAGTTCAAGTTCTAAAGGATTtggcaaaacaaaacattcaatAGGCAAAAAGTGAGCAAAggattctaatattttaaaattctttttttttttttttttgctgtacgcaggcctctcactgttgtggcctctcccgttgcggagcacaggctccggacgcacaggctcagcagccatggctcacgggcccagccactccacggcatgtgggatctttccggaccggggcatgaacccgtgtccccagcatcggcaggtggactctcaaccactgcgccaccagggaagcccttaaaattcattttttaaaaccttttcctGTGTgcatatatggagagagagagaccgaGAGGGCTGCTTACTTTTCAGAAGGCCTCTCACCTGAGTAATCTTGTTCTGACACCTACAAGAGctctggagggaaggaggaacagGGATGATTTATCCCTATtacacagctgaggaaagtgaggctcggAGCTGCCTTGTGACTTGCTCCAGCTAGAGAATGGTCTGGCTTGGATTTGGGGTCACATGACATCTTGGTGGGTAGGGAGGGCAGGACAGAGGAGAGATGGTACAGATGCCTACTGGGCACTTCCTTGGCCCTGGGGTGAGTGCCAGGGCCTGGCTATGCCACTGGATGAGGCCCATTCTTGCCCTCAGGTGGCTCACAGTcaaaggcagagagacagagaaggcagAAGTAACTATGGGCTCCCCAGGAAAGAACAGGAACCGGGGGCTCGGGCCTGGGTGTCCTCAGGCCCACAGAGCCAGGCCTGGCCTCTGGAGGGCACTGGGACTGTCTGGGGAAGGCACAGCAACAGGTTATAGGCACAAACGGGATTGATCCCAGGGCCACCTGGGTGGCAGGCCCTGCCCACTGAAAGGGTAGGGGCTGGAGAGGAAAAATGGCGCCCAGAATTCCTTCTCAGCACGTTAGGATCAGGCAGGATCTCTTTCCCCTGAAATCCTCCCCATCCCTCAAGGCCAGCCAGTGCTCCCTCCTCCATGCAGCCTACCTGGATTCCCTCTGCTGGCAGGACCCATCCTTCCTCTAATTCCCAGGGCACGATACCTGTGCCTCTCTTTGGCTGGAATTCCATCAGGCCATGCCATTGCCCCCTGTCAGTCCCTAAGCCAGGAGGGCAGTCACCTGTGACGTAGCTTCTCTTCATCTGAACCTCCGGAAAAGGGGGCAGCCAACATTTGTTGAGTTCATGACACttgaccatatgatcatcttgtTTAATCCCCAGAGCAATGTCCCTTTGGCAGCTGTGGTGATGTTGTCACTGGTCATAGCCCAGACTTTGAAATCATTCTTGGGTTAAACCTCAGATCCAAGGCTCCTACGGTGGGTGGATTTGCACTAGTTCCGGAGCCTCTCAGAGCTCGGTTCTCCACATCTGCGGGCCGGGACATCACACTTGGGCCTCATGGTAACTATTACTGTTACAGAAACTGGGCTCAGAGCAGGTGGTAATAAATGTATATTCAATGAATGGACACACAAAAGTGCAAATGTTCCTTGACCTTGAGCAAACTTTTTGCAACTGGAAGGAGGCAGCTGTCAGGGGAAACGATGATGCAAGTTGGAATTCAGATGGTGCTAAACCGCTAGGCTTGGGGAAGGCGGCTGCAAAGTCATCGTCTTCTCATTTAAAGTGAgttataggtccatccacctcactacaaataactcaatttcgttgctttttatggctgagtaatattccattgtatatatgtgccacatcttctttatccattcatccaatgatggacctagagtctgtcatacagagtgaagtaagtcagaaagagaaagacaaataccgtatgctaacacatatatatggaatctaaggaaaaaaagtgtcatgaagaacctaggggtaagacgggaataaagacac
It encodes the following:
- the LOC116748657 gene encoding non-classical arabinogalactan protein 31-like: MKPAQKKDPEFIENKGDAGLRVASARLRQEELAPVQIFLDPGTLTVSDFGGRRIYPIIQPTQVSTQLSTHHSTHASTHPRIHPPIHPPIYPRVHPFTHLSMHPSTPHPSIHPRIHPSTTHPSTHPSIHQLSIHPSIHAPIHPPIPPAIHVLIHPCTHPFTHPSTHLPIHPSIHASIHPCTHPFTHPPIHPSIHPSITHTSIHPSIHEPIHSPIHHPHIHPPIYPSTHPFTHPSPTHPTPHPSMHPSIHANIANRRFLENILYMKSFAWP